The genomic interval CATTAATGTTTGGCAAGAACAGTTAAAAAACTCTGGCTGCTAATATTCCTGCTGATAATTCCCGGGAATGCCGCAGCCCTCCCGGCCCTGGCAAGACCCTTGGGAACGCTTTTGGGAAGGCagactgcaggagcagggcttgTCGGGCGGGCTGGATCCCGCCAGCGCCTCCCATCCCTATGGATCTACCCGGACCCATTGCATGGGGTGGGgttggggctgggggggggggctgagTGACCCCCCTCACCctcccagcagcatttcagaCCTTGTGCTGATGCTGAACCCACCCACTCCTCATCCATCACATCCCAAAGCTCTGGAGAAGCTGGGGAGGGTCCCGGGACCCtcttccagctcttcccagccttCCCCGGTGGCTGCCAAGCCCTGCGAGGGCAGTGTGCCTCCTGATGAGAACAGCGTCAAGAGCTGCTGCCTTGCGTGCCAGGCAGCCTCACACCCCAAAActaccccaaaaccaccccaaaaacaccctcagccccggccgccgcccctCGCCGAGCCCGCGCATCCCCggagctgcctggggcagcCGCGGGGACGCCGCCagccccctgtccctgctgggtgTCGCTGTCCCCTCCGTGCCGGGCTGTGCGTGCAGGGACAGGCGGGAGCGGCAGGGTGACGGTGCCCGCAGGCACGTGTGGCATGAGAACGTGCCCACGCGCGAGGGACGCGGAGCTGTGCGGGACACGGAGGGCGTTCGCACTCCCGAGCCTGTCCCCGCACACGGGTGCGGCGTGTCCATGCGGGGACACACCTGCGCAGGTGTGCGGGGACACGGCGTGGGCGCTCGCCCACGCGCGGGAGGGACGCGGGGACACTGGGACGGACGCACCGAGCGCTGTGCCCGGTGTTGGACGAGGTGCCAGAGCCATCCCCGGCCGGGCTCGATGGGCGAGTGTCCCCAGCCGCGGGGCACATTTGTGACATTTGTGGCCAGCAGCCCCGCAGCGCCGGGCACCGCTCGGTGTCGCCTGGCGCTAAGAGGGGACATTTCAGGTGGcactcccctctctccctctcctcgTGGCTGGAAAGGGCTGGGATGACCGTGTCCTATCGAGGGGACACAAATGACAGGGGCACTGCCGACCCCTCGCAGGTGATGCAGCACCCTGTGGCAGAGGGCACTCCTGGTGACACCGACGGttgtccccagtgctggggaccCCCCACAAGCTCCCCAGCCCGCAGCCAGCCGTGGGGGGAGCTGATCCTGAGCTGCTCCGGCGCCGCCTTGACCCCGGGCCAGGCTCCTGGACGGGAGGCCACCGCCCTGGTCCTTTAAAAtccatttccccccccacccacccGTAGCGTGACTGCGAGTGACCAGGACGGCCCTCCCGGGTCTGGCCGGAGCCCCTTCGCACGCGATGTCCCTAATGCCACCTCTGGGACcccccggcggggcgggaccCCCTGGCCTATCTCCCACCTCGTAGCGGCTGGGCTGGGAACAAGGATGAGGGCGGAGGGGACAGATTTTTGGGAGCGGGCTGGTCCCCATTgtcctccctgcagggcaggaccTGGCCTGTCAgcccgcggggagcggggctgggggctgcgAACTCTGCCTGAGCCCCCCTTCGGACACGGAACATCCGCCCCGGCGTGCCCGCCTCCCTGCGGCTGCACCcctgtgccccatcccagccccacttCGCCCCTcgggtggccctgtccccaggggacagaggtgacagagggCACGGCGGCTTCTCACGCGAACCTGGACAATCTTTAACCGGGCCGGGGCAGCCAGGGCCGTgacccccggggctgccccgccgCCCACGTCCCCGCGGGGTCCCTGTGGAGCGGTCCTGCAGCGCGGGGTGGGGGGACACGCACGGAGCCGGTGGCCGCCGCTCTGCTCTACCGGGCACACCGGCGGCGGGACGGGCACAGCCCCCGCGGGGGTGCGCGATCGCTGAAGCCCCGCGGCGGGCGATCCGCGCTGGTCCCCACGTGTTCGCGGAGCCCCGAGGGGACTGAATCCCCCAGTCCCCCCTCGCCCGGCCCGCACCGCTCCGCCCGGGGCGCTTTTCCCACgctcccgctgtccccgcggcTCCGCACACCGCGGATGTCCCGGCGCTGCGGGCACCGGTGCGGGGGGCGCGGGAGTGGCTGTATGGAACCCTCGGGGTCTAGGGGCGAGCAGGGCGGCCGGGGCGGCCCccgggggggtcctggggagcaGCGGGGCGCGGGACCGGCGCCTTTAAGATCCTGCCGGTAGCGTGACTGGAGTGACCGGGGCGGTGCGGGTTTGCCCAAACATCCCGCCCTCTTCGCACGCGATGCCCGCCCCGGGCTGGAACCCACGGGCGGCACcgacaccccccccccccacccccgcaCCCCACGCCACGACTTAGCGGGaccccccctcccttccccagccctccccccccgcccgcccgcccgcctcGCATCCTCCCCCCGGGGATGAGCGGGGGTCCCGCACCCCACGCGTGGGGGGAGCCCCTGGGAAAGGGTGGGGGGGGTTTGTGGGGGGGTCCGAGGAGTTCTTGGGGAGTTGGGGTCACGTGGCGGGAGGCGGCCTGGCCAATCAGCGCGCGGGGCGATGCATATAAAGCAGGAGCCGCGGGCAGCGGGCACCTGCCGCGGGATCGggcccctcccgccgctccgCACCGCTCCTGCCGAGGTGAGTACCGGAGAGCCCCGCGGGCTGGGGGGATCTTCTAGCACCTCCGAGGCATCCCCGGGTGATGGACAGCCCCGCCGTGGGTTCTCCTGACTTTCCAACTCCAGCAGCATCCTCCCCCCCAACCTGCTggaaggggttttgggggtcccgggggtaGTGCTCCCCTCACGGGTCTGCCCAGGGTGGGAAGGGGTCCCAGCTGGGCTGCACCCGCTGCGGTGCAAGGTCCCCATAGTCCCCCGGAAtctccctgcaggtgtcccgTGGGTGGCTGTGGCACCCTGCCAAACCCAAGGGAAGGAGGGATTTGACAGCCAActgcctcccagccctgctcggGGTTTTCAGATGGATTTCGTCCTGTGAGGTGCTGGGAGTTGGACTCGGTGATTCTCAGGAGTCCCTTCCAAGTTGAGGGACTCTATGATTCCGTGTTTtctgacagagctgggagcagggtgcACTCATCCTGCTGCCCCCACTGCAGGCAGGGTTATTTTTCACACCACGGATCTTTGGGACGATCCCTGGCACTGCTATGTTTCATGTGCTGGTGAGCGGTGGCTCGGTGACTCAAATCAGGATCAGCTCTCCTCTAGCCAAGCGCTCTGGAAAAAACtttgaggaggaaagaaaggtCCTGTGATTAAGAGAGCACCTTTGCTTCCCTGGCAcgtagacaaaaaaaaaatgggggacCCATTCCTTCCACTCCTGGCTAGCAAAAGCCTGCTTTTTAGTGCGAGGAGTTTCCTAAAGTGCAGCAACTCGGATGACAGGTGAAGCCCAGCTCTGGTCCTGTCCTGTGCTGTCGCTGCTTCACGTGTCTCAGCCTAGAGACCAGCCCCAGCTCCTAAATCTTTGGTTCGTTCCTGAGGGTTCTGCGTGCCAGTCTAAGGgtctgctgcaggaaaaggggtGCCACAAAGTCTCTGACAGGTTGAGGTCCCCCTTAAGGTATGGGTGGGTGCCTTTGgacccagctctgcagcctgtgccGCTGGAAccccccagtgctgcaggggcagctccatcccccgAGCTGCTTAAGGGCTGCCgctccgtgtccctgtccgGGGCGCCGGCAGCGCTCAGCCCCCCGCTGCTCGCGGCTCTTGCGGTCACTCCGCTCCCCTCCTTTAGGGCTGCCCGGTGGCGGCGGTGATGCTGAAGGCTGCCATGTGGCCGGCGGGGAGCCCCGGCGCGGTGTCGGCCAGcgaggtgctgctggtggccgCCACGTTCTGCCTGGtgttcctggtgctgcagcGGCTGCGGCAGGCCGTGCCCGAGGGGCTGCGGAGGCCGCCGGGCCCGCGGGGCTATCCCGTGCTGGGCAACGTGCTGGAGCTGCGCAAGGACACGCACCTGGCGCTGACGCGGCTGAGCCGGCGCTACGGGGACGTGATGGAGGTGCGCATCGGCACCCGGCCCGTGCTGGTGCTCAGCGGGCTGGACACCATCCGGCAAGCCCTGGTCAAGCAAGGAGAGGACTTCATGGGGCGCCCCGACCTCTACAGCTTCCACTACATCTCCAACGGGCAGAGCCTGGCGTTCAGCCCCGACTCCGGGGAGGTGTGGAAGGCGCGCAGGAAGCTGGCCCAGAGCGCCCTGAAGAGCTTCTCCATCGCCCCCAGCCCCACGCTGtcctccagctgcctgctggaggAGCACGTCTCCAAGGAGGCCGAGTACCTGGTCACCAAGTTCCTGCAGctgatggaggaggagaagaggttCGACCTTAACCAGTACCTGGTGGTGTCGGTGGCCAACGTCATCTGTGCCATGTGCTTCGGCAAGCGCTACGAGCACGAGGACCgggagctgctcagcctggtgAACCTGGGCAACGAATTTGGGGAGGTGGCCGGGAGCGGCCACCCCGCCGACTTCATCCCCGTGCTGCGCTACCTCCCCAGCCGCACCATGGAGCTCTTCAAGGACATCAACCGGCGCTTCAACGCCTTCGTGCAGAAAATTGTGCAGGAGCATTACAGCAGCTTTGACAAGGTGAGGGCTtggatgctctgggatgtggTTGGAGATGCTTGCaagtgtcccctgctgctggtttttggcttcctttttcttcctctgtcgAGGCtgggattgaaggcacttgagacgATGGTTCACGTTCGGGCTctggtgtttattatttcttatcaaTGTTACAGCCTCACAgccctgagttctgcagcctTTCATtaacaaggcacaaaatggccaactatctcttgttacaaggtcttttaaggctaaactatccaattaagaaatgacacctaatTACAAAATGCCCCCCCAAACTcgtgaagaagaagaaggtaaagaagaacaatcagcctctgccctaaaacctccatcttgctctATATATATTACTAcattctaaaaccccaaactctacgttttccaccctgtgacaTTACACACTTCTAATCAACTATCCCAGTGCCatcaatcaattttggaagccttccCCACGGCCTCGGGTCAAatgcagagctctcctgccaGTCAGAGTCTGTCAGgtcagaaattctgaaattctcagcatccagagcTCCAACCCTCTGCCTTGCCCAGCGAAGCCCCTTGGAGACCTCTGAGCTGCGGTGATCCCCTCCCGAGCCATTTGAGGCAggtttccccatccctgtgtgtccATGGTGTCCCTGAGCCaccagctcctgaaaggtggctgtgctcaggtgaggttgggctctttctccaggcagcactgacagaaccagaggactCAGTCTCAAGCTGTACCAAGGAAAATATAtgttgggtattaggaaaaagattttcactgaaagagtgataaagttctggaatagcctgcccagggaggtggtggagttcccatccctggaggtgtttaacaaggcctggatgtggcactgggtgccagggttcagttggggtgttggggctgggttggactcgatgatctcttccaacctggtcattctgtgaatttggTGGATTCTTCCCCAGGAGCACATCCGGGACATCACGGACTCGCTGATCGGGCACTGCCAGGAGAAGAGCGTCGGGGAGGACGC from Vidua chalybeata isolate OUT-0048 chromosome 13, bVidCha1 merged haplotype, whole genome shotgun sequence carries:
- the LOC128794834 gene encoding cytochrome P450 1A4 is translated as MLKAAMWPAGSPGAVSASEVLLVAATFCLVFLVLQRLRQAVPEGLRRPPGPRGYPVLGNVLELRKDTHLALTRLSRRYGDVMEVRIGTRPVLVLSGLDTIRQALVKQGEDFMGRPDLYSFHYISNGQSLAFSPDSGEVWKARRKLAQSALKSFSIAPSPTLSSSCLLEEHVSKEAEYLVTKFLQLMEEEKRFDLNQYLVVSVANVICAMCFGKRYEHEDRELLSLVNLGNEFGEVAGSGHPADFIPVLRYLPSRTMELFKDINRRFNAFVQKIVQEHYSSFDKEHIRDITDSLIGHCQEKSVGEDAHVQLSNEKIIHIVNDLFGAGFDTVATALSWSLMYVALYPDVQRKIQEELDRTIGRERRPRLSDRGSLPYTEAFILEMFRHSSFLPFTIPHSTTKATVLNGFYIPKDTCVFINQWQVNHDETLWKEPSAFKPERFLSPAGTELSRTESEKVLSFGLGKRRCIGETIGRWEIFLFLTTLLQQLRFSLRPGEHVDITPQYGLTMKYKKCEAFQIQQRFPVGGSL